One genomic region from Tachysurus fulvidraco isolate hzauxx_2018 chromosome 14, HZAU_PFXX_2.0, whole genome shotgun sequence encodes:
- the LOC113642616 gene encoding N-acetyllactosaminide beta-1,3-N-acetylglucosaminyltransferase 3-like, translating to MVVLQRIFGHRRCTGKLEVVSLFITATLCLLVILQIHLQGKKSQTTRQDKVLRKQKPEPQTWPDMFLNSVPKCTLNSSASEIHDFSTLPKMIQDFLFYQHCRHFPMLLNNPGKCGGPKNSTDVFLLLVIKSSPPNYDRREVLRKTWALERLHSGVWIRTVFISGTTGDGYEKEKLNKLLELENREYQDILQWDFDDTFYNLTLKQVLFLEWMERFCPDVHFLLNGDDDIFANTDNMVQYLKGLDDNDGSKHLFTGHLIHHVGPIRHPGSKYYIPVQVQESERYPPYCGGGGFLLSQFTSRVIYNMSHSIPLLPIDDVYMGMCLEKAGLLPRHHMGVRTAGLGYVPSGQHEANNPCYYREVLLVHRFLPYQIYIMWHEIHREDLNCTKRTEGNENSVLFML from the coding sequence GCCACAGGAGATGTACCGGGAAGCTGGAGGTGGTGTCACTGTTCATCACGGCCACTCTGTGTTTGTTAGTAATACTGCAAATACACCTCCAGGGCAAGAAATCACAAaccacaagacaagacaaagtcTTGAGAAAGCAGAAACCTGAACCACAGACATGGCCGGACATGTTTCTAAACTCAGTCCCCAAGTGTACGCTAAACTCATCTGCCTCCGAGATTCATGACTTCTCAACTTTACCTAAGATGATCCAAGACTTCCTGTTTTACCAGCACTGTCGCCATTTCCCCATGCTCCTCAACAATCCTGGAAAGTGCGGCGGACCAAAGAACTCCACAGATGTTTTCCTACTGTTGGTCATTAAGAGTTCTCCACCCAACTACGATCGGCGTGAGGTTCTGCGTAAAACGTGGGCTTTGGAGCGGCTTCATAGCGGTGTGTGGATCCGCACCGTGTTCATATCTGGAACCACAGGAGACGGTTATGAGAAGGAAAAACTGAATAAACTCCTGGAGCTGGAGAACCGCGAGTACCAGGACATTCTGCAGTGGGACTTTGATGATACCTTTTACAACCTCACACTGAAGCAGGTCTTATTCCTGGAGTGGATGGAGAGGTTTTGCCCAGATGTGCACTTTCTCCTCAATGGAGATGATGACATTTTTGCAAACACAGACAATATGGTGCAGTACCTCAAGGGCTTAGATGATAATGATGGAAGCAAACATCTTTTTACCGGCCACTTGATCCATCATGTCGGGCCGATCCGGCACCCAGGCAGTAAATACTACATCCCTGTACAAGTCCAAGAATCAGAGAGATATCCTCCCTACTGTGGCGGTGGTGGCTTCCTGCTCTCACAATTCACGTCCAGAGTTATCTACAACATGTCTCACTCCATCCCCCTGCTTCCCATTGATGATGTTTACATGGGAATGTGTCTGGAAAAGGCAGGACTTCTACCCAGACATCATATGGGAGTGAGGACAGCGGGCCTCGGGTACGTTCCCTCGGGTCAACATGAGGCAAACAATCCATGCTACTACCGTGAGGTTCTCCTGGTTCACAGGTTTCTCCCATACCAGATCTATATTATGTGGCATGAAATCCATAGAGAAGATTTGAATTGTACAAAGAGAACAGAAGGGAACGAGAATTCTGTGCTTTTCATGCTTTAA